The nucleotide sequence CCCGGTGGTATTCACGGTGGAAGGGAAGGCGTTCTTGCCGATGTCCGGCGGAACCGAGAGCTGTAGTCCCTCGACTCTATCCACCAGCAACCAATCCGGCGGCGGTTCGCTCACCGTGACGCCCGCGGTCTCGCTGACTGCGGAAACGCTGGGCTTCACGGGTTGCACGTAGTTGGGAGATTGATGATCGGGTGACTTGATGTCGTGATTGCCAGTCGGCAGGCATGAAAAAGGGCCGCAGGTTTCTGCGGCCCTTTTCACCCATCAAAAATCACGAAACCGCCACATCTCTTACGGCACGTACTTGGTGAGCCCGGGCAGGGTCTTGGCGATGTCGTTGTAGATCACGATGGCGGCGAACAGCACCAGGAAGACGAACGCCGCCTGGTAGATGCGTTCCTTGATGTTGATACTGATGTCGCGCCGCATGGCGCTCTCGATCAGCAACATGAGGATGACGCCCCCGTCCAGAATGGGGATGGGGAACAGGTTGAACACGCCCAGGTTGAGGCTAATCATGGCCATCAGCGTGAGCAGCGGCATCCAGCCCTTTTGACGCGCCGCCGCACCCGCGGCGCCCGCGATGCCGATGGGTCCGTCAATCTGCCGCAGCGATACCCGGCGCTGCACCAGCCGCTGTGCCAGTTCCACGATCAGCAGGGAGTATTTCTTGTTCTGCTCAAGTGACTTTCCCAACGCCGCCAGGAACGGCAATTGGTGGACTTCCTGCGGGTCCGAATAGATGCCGATACGATAGAACTGCTCGCCTTCCAGCTCCGCCTTCACCGGCGTCAGCGAGATGTCAAGCTGATCCTGCTGGCGCACCAGGTTGACCACCACGGGCTTCTCGCCATTCTGCTGCAAATAGCGCTGCAGGGCCGGCATGGAGCGCATGGGGACGCCATTCAGCCCTACGATCTCGTCACCCGGCTGAATGCCGGCTTTTTCGGCGGGCAGTCCCGGCTCCAGGGCGGTCACGGTATTGGGCTTGTCCGGCAGCAGGCCCAGGCTGCCGACTTCCGAGGGGCCAACGGCGTCCGGGCGGATGGTCTTCACCAGTAGCTGGTCGCCGCGCTTCAGGGTGACCTCGATGGGCTGGTTGGGGCTGAGCATCACCTGCGGGAACACCTGCTCCCACGTCGGGTTCTCGATGCCATCGATCTTGACGATGAGGTCACCCGCCTCGAACCCGGCCTTGGCGGCGGCGGAGTCTTCCAGCACCCAACCGATGAGGGCGGGCTTGTCCAGGAAGACCGGGTGCTCGTAGCGCACCATGAAGACGCCCGTAAGCAGGGCTACGGACAACACGATGTTCATGCACGGCCCGGCCAGTGCGATGAGCAACCGCTGCCAGCGCGGATGCGACATGAACTCGTAGGGCGCCCCGCTGACTTGATCCATGGGGTTCTCGCCCGCCATCTTGACGTAGCCGCCCAGCGGGATAGCGCTGATGCGGTAGTCGGTATCGCCGCGCTTCACGCCCCACAGCCTCTTGCCGAATCCGACCGAGAACACTTCCACCCGCACGCCAAACAGCTTGGCGACCGCGAAGTGGCCCCACTCGTGCACCAGGATCATGACCCCGAGCACGACCGCCACCGAGACGATGTTGCTGAAAAGGATTTCGATCACGGAATCAGTTCGCTACCTCTATTGTACCGATATTGTACCGAAGTTCCCGTTCGCTACCTTGCGGCGCGGGAGGCCGCGGCACGGCCGCCGGCCCGGCCGGCCACCTGCTCCCGGGCTTGCCTGCGGGCCTCGGCGTCCATGGCCAGAACCTGCTTAATAGATTCCGGAGGGACCGCCTTTGTTGCATCCAGGACCCTCTCAATCGTACGGGGGATCTCGTCAAAGCGGATGTCGCCGTCCAGAAACGCGGCCACCGCCACCTCGTCAGCGGCATTCAGGGCTACCGTTTTGGCCCCTCCGGCCTCCGCCGCCTGGTAGGCCAGGGCCAGACAAGGGAACTTTGCCATGTCCGGGGGGCGAAAATCCAGATGACGAAGGTCACCCAGGGGCATCTGCAGGTCACTCTCCACGCGCTCCGGGTACGTGAGTGCATAAAGAATGGGCAGGCGCATGTCGGTCACCGAAAGCTGCGCCAGGATGCTGCCATCCACGAACTCCACCATGGAATGCACCGTGCTTTGCGGATGCACCAGGACTTCCACGTGAGCAGGCGGCAAGCCGAACAACCGGCAGGCCTCGATCACCTCGAAGCCCTTGTTCATCAGCGTGGCCGAGTCAATGGTGATGCGCCGGCCCATCTTCCAGGTGGGATGGTTCAAGGCTTGCTCCACCGTGATGCCGGGAAACTCGCTGAGGGGAACGTCCAGGAACGGTCCCCCGGAAGCCGTGAGCCACACGCGCCGGACCTCGGCCAGCCGGCCGCCGCGCATGCACTGGTGGACCGCATTGTGTTCGCTGTCGATGGGCAGCAGCGGCTTGCCTTGCTTCTTCGCCTCAGCCGTAAGCAGTTCGCCGGCCGCCACCAGACACTCCTTGTTGGCCAGTCCGACCTGCTTGCCTGCCTTCACCGCCTCATAGGTTGCTTCCAGGCCCGCCACGCCCACGATGGCACTGACTACAAAATCGGCTTCGGGGTGGGTTGCGACCCGGACTGCGCCCTCCGGTCCGCTGGCGACTTCGATAGCCTGCAAGCCCTCGGTTGCCAGCTTGTTGGCCAGCTTCTCCGCGGCTTCGGCCGTGGCCATCGAAACCATGCGCGGCTTCCACCGCTTG is from Terriglobales bacterium and encodes:
- the rseP gene encoding RIP metalloprotease RseP produces the protein MIEILFSNIVSVAVVLGVMILVHEWGHFAVAKLFGVRVEVFSVGFGKRLWGVKRGDTDYRISAIPLGGYVKMAGENPMDQVSGAPYEFMSHPRWQRLLIALAGPCMNIVLSVALLTGVFMVRYEHPVFLDKPALIGWVLEDSAAAKAGFEAGDLIVKIDGIENPTWEQVFPQVMLSPNQPIEVTLKRGDQLLVKTIRPDAVGPSEVGSLGLLPDKPNTVTALEPGLPAEKAGIQPGDEIVGLNGVPMRSMPALQRYLQQNGEKPVVVNLVRQQDQLDISLTPVKAELEGEQFYRIGIYSDPQEVHQLPFLAALGKSLEQNKKYSLLIVELAQRLVQRRVSLRQIDGPIGIAGAAGAAARQKGWMPLLTLMAMISLNLGVFNLFPIPILDGGVILMLLIESAMRRDISINIKERIYQAAFVFLVLFAAIVIYNDIAKTLPGLTKYVP
- a CDS encoding 1-deoxy-D-xylulose-5-phosphate reductoisomerase; its protein translation is MTKRIAILGSTGSIGNSTLSIVERYPERFAVVSLAAGGNVEAAFAQAKRWKPRMVSMATAEAAEKLANKLATEGLQAIEVASGPEGAVRVATHPEADFVVSAIVGVAGLEATYEAVKAGKQVGLANKECLVAAGELLTAEAKKQGKPLLPIDSEHNAVHQCMRGGRLAEVRRVWLTASGGPFLDVPLSEFPGITVEQALNHPTWKMGRRITIDSATLMNKGFEVIEACRLFGLPPAHVEVLVHPQSTVHSMVEFVDGSILAQLSVTDMRLPILYALTYPERVESDLQMPLGDLRHLDFRPPDMAKFPCLALAYQAAEAGGAKTVALNAADEVAVAAFLDGDIRFDEIPRTIERVLDATKAVPPESIKQVLAMDAEARRQAREQVAGRAGGRAAASRAAR